The Nodosilinea sp. FACHB-141 nucleotide sequence CAGCCCATAAACGCCATCGCTCAGTTCCTCTAGGGTGAGCCCGGCTGACTCTAAGGTGGCGGGGGTAGGGGTATCTTGGGCCGTAGCACGAGGTTGCAAAGTAATCAGACCCACTGCCGTCAGCGTCACCAGTAGCAGCCCTAATACCCATTGCTGTAGCTGTTTCATTGCTTAAAGTCCGGGAAAAATACGATTTGCGGTTTGTCACCCTAAAGTGAACACGTTTCAAACTACAGTTGTTCCACAATATCGAACTTTAGAAATTCTGGCTAGGTGGTCAAGCAATGCCATAGGCTAGAGTCACCTTCATCTAGCAGTATCGAATCCTTTCTGAACCCTCTTTTATAGAATCAGCGCAACCGCACCTCAGCCTGGATGGGCAGATGGTCCGATGCCTGAGCCGCCTCGGCAACGACTTCGGCAGACACCATCTCTAGGGTTTCTGGGGTGTAGAAGATGTAGTCGAGGACGTACTGGGGCTGGTCAGACGGAAAGGTGAACGACGACGGGGCTGTGGGCAGTGCCGATGCCAGCACCGGGGAGTCGAGCAGGATGCCAATCGATCGCGGATCATCGCCCTCGTCACGGTTGAGGCTGCTGTTAAAGTCGCCTATCAGCAGCACGGGGTAGTCCTCGGCGTAGCCTTCGGCTAGATCCCGTACTACTTTGGTTTGGCGGATTCGGGTCGGGGCGTCAAACGCTTCGAGGTGAACGTTGATCACGATCAGGGTTTGGCCCGATACGTCGATTTCGGTGACTTGGGCAACGCGATCGAGGTACAGCGCATTGTAGTAAAACGGATTCGTCGGCACCTTCTCTAGCACTAGGCGTTCGTTGCGGCGAACGGGATAACGGCTGAGCACGGCCTGCCCGGAGATTACTTGTTTGTAGTGGGCCTGGGGTGGCCAGTAGGGAAAGGGCACGTAGCGTTTGTCCCAGTTAACGGCGATCGCCCCAAAGGCCATCTCCAGCGCCGCCGAAACCGCATACTGCTGGTTGAGGTTGAACGATCGGTAGGCGTCAAAGTCAATTTCTTGCAGCGCCAGAATGTCGGGCTGGAGGGTTTCTAGGGCAGCGATCGCAGTGGCCTGGTTGTCATCAAAGAGCGCTTTGTCGCGCTCGACCGCCTGCTGGTTCGTCAGCCCCGACAGGTAGCCAATGTTGTAGCTGACTACGCTAAGCTGCTCAGGGTTGGCAGTGCCGGAAGGGTAGGCCTCGTAGGTGACCAGGTCGTCGTAGTCTGCCTCATTCCAGTTGGGCGAGCTGATGTAGGCGAAGGTGCCCACCAGGGCCACTACCGGCAGCCCCAGGGCGATCGCCACCCCTAAAATAATGTTTTTCATGGACTAATTTTATGGCCTCAGCTGACCCCTCGCGCCTGCCGCTGCGGTTTTGGATTGCCGCGTTGGTGGCGTTTATCAATGCGGTAGGGTTCACGCTGATTATTCCGCTCATCTACCCCTATGCGGTGGAGTTTGGCCTCAGCGATTTTCAGGCCAGTTTGCTAACTACGGCTTATGCTGCAGCCCAGTTTATTGCCACCCCCATTTTGGGGCGGCTCTCCGATCGCATGGGCCGCAAGCCCCTGCTGATTGTCAGCTTGCTGGGCACGGTGGCGGCAAACCTGATGGCGGGGCTGGCCCCGGTCGCCTGGATGCTGTTTGTGGCGCGGCTGCTCGATGGGATCACGGGCGGCAATACCTCCATCGCCCAGGCAATTGTCAGCGATATCACCACGCCAGAGCAGCGGGCGCGGGCCTACGGCATTTTTGGGGCG carries:
- a CDS encoding endonuclease/exonuclease/phosphatase family protein, whose product is MKNIILGVAIALGLPVVALVGTFAYISSPNWNEADYDDLVTYEAYPSGTANPEQLSVVSYNIGYLSGLTNQQAVERDKALFDDNQATAIAALETLQPDILALQEIDFDAYRSFNLNQQYAVSAALEMAFGAIAVNWDKRYVPFPYWPPQAHYKQVISGQAVLSRYPVRRNERLVLEKVPTNPFYYNALYLDRVAQVTEIDVSGQTLIVINVHLEAFDAPTRIRQTKVVRDLAEGYAEDYPVLLIGDFNSSLNRDEGDDPRSIGILLDSPVLASALPTAPSSFTFPSDQPQYVLDYIFYTPETLEMVSAEVVAEAAQASDHLPIQAEVRLR